ATGCCCGCTATGCGATTCGCTTTCCGCCGCCACGGTCCGCTGTCCTGCGTGGTCCTGCTCGTGCTCGTCCTTGCAACCGCCATCGGCTGCGCCACTGTCCCGATCACCGGCCGCAAGAGCCTCAACATCATCCCCGAGAGCCAGGAGATGGCCCTCGGCCTCGACAGCTACAAGGAGATCCTGTCGAAGTCGGAGGTCGTATCGTCAGGGCCCGAGGTCGAGATGGTGCGGCGAGCGGGGCAGCGCATCGCCGCCGTCTCGCACAAGCCGGGCTACGCTTGGGAGTTCAATCTCATCAAGGACGACATGGTCAACGCGTTCTGCCTTCCGGGAGGGAAGGTAGCCGTCTACACGGGGATACTGCCCGTCGCGCAGAGCGAGGCCGGGCTCGCGACCGTGATGGCCCACGAGATCGCCCACGCGATCGCGAGGCATGGCGGGGAGAGGATGACCGATCAGCTCGCTTTCCAGATAGGCGGGATGGGGCTGGAGGCCCTGCTCAAGGACAAGAGCCCGGCCACGCGGAATGTCGTGCTCGCCGCCTACGGCGTCGGCGGCACGGTCGGCGTCCTCCTTCCCTTCAGCAGGTCTCAGGAGAGCGAGGCGGATCACA
This window of the Candidatus Eisenbacteria bacterium genome carries:
- a CDS encoding M48 family metallopeptidase encodes the protein MRFAFRRHGPLSCVVLLVLVLATAIGCATVPITGRKSLNIIPESQEMALGLDSYKEILSKSEVVSSGPEVEMVRRAGQRIAAVSHKPGYAWEFNLIKDDMVNAFCLPGGKVAVYTGILPVAQSEAGLATVMAHEIAHAIARHGGERMTDQLAFQIGGMGLEALLKDKSPATRNVVLAAYGVGGTVGVLLPFSRSQESEADHIGLVYMAKAGYDPREAIGFWQRMAKQAEGKAPPEWLSTHPSGGTRVEQLQKWMPEALGYYRPAP